The Tepidibacter aestuarii genome contains a region encoding:
- the secA gene encoding preprotein translocase subunit SecA: MKDFFSGIINPHDRKIKDLQKRADNILALEDKIKNLSDEELKDKTEGFKQRIQNGEKLDNILEEAFAVVREASFRVFKMKHYKVQLMGGIALHEGNIAEMKTGEGKTLVATLPTYLNALTGEGVFVITSNEYLAARDKEEMEKLYNFLGLTVGLTHRELNVKQKKEAYNCDIVYGTNSEFGFDYLKDNMVTVKQNVVQRSRNFAIIDEVDSILIDDSRTPLIITGEAARPSQYYITVDKFIKSLNKEDYDIDNEKRIANLTQSGIDKSERIFGIENIADIKNTELYHHIRQSLQANYVFTKDKDYVVQDGEIMIIDKFTGRALPGRRFGKGLHQALEAKENVEIKKETKTQAMITYQNYFKLFNKIAGMTGTAYSQKQEFKDIYAVDVVCIPTNKEIKRIDKADLLFKTKKAKLKFLVNEIKKRNEKGQPILIGTIYIDDSEELSEMLTKNNIKHKLLNAKQNKDEADIISNAGQKGAVTIATNMAGRGTDIKLGDGVAELGGLYVIGTERHDSRRIDNQLRGRSGRQGDPGESQFFISLEDSLFSKVGKEALDRIVKIVDKMNLGSDDFIQDKLVSQAIDGIQKTVETSNYNVRKNTLEFDKILNKQRETIYNERNKILNGEDMSEFIYSILKDTIDKNIDLCTSNSEYPEEWDLDSIQKYLNETFKFNNYIDFTKMENDEIENLNKHDIKKKAYDKAVELYKQKEKITGETQLRYLERVTLMKNIDDKWTDHLDMVDQIRQGIIFQYIGGQSPVRIFNKEAYDMFSNMLEEIKETSIRSLFIIANINEELDEVQKIKKEHELNEEQRIKRVEELEDKYRMSRWFVSKIPSNIPNVKFNVDINATEEVDATVSLYYMDNGYEEKLEEYDRDVKIKGIYVADFEKPKDRNWNMGWYQIKVFVSNQEVKHINFIVDKPSRELESHELKNIMFFEKQKEIFIDTDIECYEENIKGELVYNKNEKTKIKFEMPVEDNKVKLKMRSSNNSWDNGYYEIRIKSGKKKIIIPFIVSDKYTKEKGVFKLDLISIKKDQEVTGELISIDTNKMLASIPVKLDGNGKASITFKSEVMQEGRYEFRLIDDEDVLCRKIFIID, from the coding sequence ATGAAAGATTTTTTTAGTGGAATTATCAATCCTCATGATAGAAAAATTAAAGATCTTCAAAAAAGAGCGGATAATATATTAGCTTTAGAAGATAAAATAAAAAATTTATCTGATGAAGAATTGAAAGATAAAACAGAAGGATTTAAACAAAGGATTCAAAATGGTGAAAAGTTAGATAATATATTAGAAGAAGCATTTGCAGTAGTTAGAGAAGCTTCTTTTAGAGTATTTAAAATGAAGCATTATAAGGTTCAATTAATGGGGGGAATAGCTCTTCATGAGGGTAATATTGCTGAGATGAAAACTGGAGAGGGTAAGACTTTAGTAGCTACACTTCCTACGTATTTAAATGCATTAACAGGTGAAGGTGTATTCGTAATAACTTCTAATGAGTATCTTGCAGCTAGGGATAAAGAGGAAATGGAAAAGCTATATAATTTCTTAGGACTAACAGTTGGCCTTACTCATAGAGAACTAAATGTAAAACAAAAAAAGGAAGCTTATAACTGTGACATAGTATACGGTACTAATTCTGAGTTTGGATTTGATTATTTAAAAGACAATATGGTTACTGTTAAGCAAAATGTAGTTCAAAGAAGTAGAAATTTTGCAATAATAGATGAGGTTGATTCTATACTTATAGATGATTCTAGAACTCCGCTTATTATAACAGGAGAAGCAGCAAGACCTTCTCAATATTATATAACTGTTGATAAATTCATAAAATCTCTTAATAAAGAAGATTATGATATAGATAATGAAAAGAGAATAGCAAATTTAACGCAAAGTGGTATAGATAAGAGTGAGAGAATATTTGGAATAGAAAACATAGCTGATATAAAGAATACAGAGCTATATCATCATATAAGACAGTCGCTTCAAGCTAACTATGTATTTACTAAAGATAAAGATTATGTAGTTCAAGATGGCGAAATTATGATAATAGATAAATTTACAGGAAGAGCGCTTCCAGGAAGAAGATTTGGAAAAGGTCTTCACCAAGCACTTGAAGCTAAAGAAAATGTAGAGATAAAGAAAGAAACAAAAACTCAAGCTATGATTACATACCAAAACTATTTCAAGCTATTCAATAAAATAGCAGGTATGACAGGTACAGCATACAGTCAGAAACAAGAATTCAAAGACATATATGCTGTAGATGTTGTATGTATACCTACAAACAAAGAAATAAAAAGAATAGATAAGGCTGATTTGTTGTTTAAAACTAAAAAAGCTAAACTTAAATTTCTTGTAAATGAAATTAAAAAACGAAATGAAAAAGGACAGCCTATACTTATAGGTACTATATATATAGATGATTCAGAAGAATTAAGTGAAATGTTAACTAAAAATAATATAAAGCACAAGCTTCTAAATGCAAAGCAAAATAAAGATGAAGCTGATATTATATCAAATGCTGGACAAAAAGGTGCTGTAACTATTGCTACTAATATGGCTGGTCGTGGTACGGATATAAAACTTGGCGATGGAGTTGCTGAACTTGGAGGACTTTATGTAATAGGAACAGAAAGACATGATTCAAGAAGAATAGATAATCAGTTAAGAGGTAGATCTGGACGTCAGGGAGATCCTGGTGAAAGTCAATTTTTTATATCTCTTGAAGATTCTTTATTCTCTAAGGTGGGAAAAGAGGCATTAGATAGAATTGTAAAGATAGTAGATAAGATGAACTTAGGTTCAGATGATTTTATACAGGATAAATTAGTGTCTCAAGCTATAGATGGGATACAAAAGACTGTAGAAACTAGTAATTACAACGTTAGAAAGAATACTCTTGAATTTGACAAGATATTAAACAAGCAAAGAGAAACTATATACAATGAAAGAAACAAGATATTAAATGGAGAGGATATGAGCGAGTTTATCTACAGTATTTTAAAGGATACTATAGATAAAAATATAGATTTATGTACATCTAACAGTGAATATCCAGAAGAATGGGATTTAGATTCTATACAAAAGTATTTGAATGAAACGTTTAAATTCAATAATTATATAGATTTCACTAAAATGGAAAACGATGAGATTGAAAATTTAAACAAGCATGATATAAAGAAAAAAGCATATGATAAGGCAGTTGAACTATACAAACAAAAAGAAAAAATAACAGGAGAGACTCAGCTTAGATATCTAGAGAGAGTAACTTTAATGAAGAATATAGATGATAAGTGGACAGATCATTTAGATATGGTAGATCAAATAAGACAGGGAATAATATTCCAGTATATAGGTGGTCAAAGTCCTGTTAGAATATTTAATAAAGAAGCCTATGATATGTTTTCAAATATGCTAGAAGAAATAAAAGAAACTTCTATAAGATCTTTGTTTATAATAGCTAATATAAATGAAGAATTAGATGAGGTTCAAAAGATAAAAAAAGAACATGAACTTAATGAAGAGCAAAGAATAAAAAGAGTAGAGGAATTAGAAGATAAATATAGGATGAGTAGATGGTTCGTATCGAAAATTCCATCTAATATTCCTAATGTAAAGTTTAATGTAGATATAAATGCTACAGAAGAAGTTGATGCTACTGTAAGCCTTTATTATATGGATAATGGATATGAAGAAAAATTAGAAGAATATGATAGAGATGTTAAGATAAAAGGAATATATGTAGCTGATTTTGAAAAACCTAAAGATAGAAACTGGAATATGGGATGGTATCAAATAAAGGTATTTGTCTCAAACCAAGAAGTTAAGCACATAAACTTTATAGTAGATAAGCCATCTAGGGAGTTAGAATCACATGAACTTAAGAATATAATGTTTTTTGAAAAGCAAAAAGAAATATTTATAGATACTGATATAGAATGTTATGAAGAGAATATAAAAGGTGAACTTGTATATAATAAAAACGAAAAAACTAAGATAAAATTTGAGATGCCTGTTGAAGACAATAAGGTCAAACTTAAAATGAGAAGTTCTAATAACTCATGGGATAATGGATATTATGAGATAAGGATTAAAAGTGGTAAGAAGAAGATAATAATACCATTTATAGTATCTGATAAATATACAAAAGAAAAAGGTGTGTTTAAATTAGACTTAATCTCAATTAAGAAAGATCAAGAAGTAACAGGAGAGTTGATAAGTATAGACACTAATAAAATGCTTGCAAGTATTCCTGTAAAACTCGATGGAAACGGTAAAGCATCTATAACATTTAAGTCAGAGGTAATGCAAGAGGGCAGATATGAATTTAGACTTATAGATGATGAAGATGTTCTTTGCAGAAAAATATTTATTATAGATTAA